Proteins found in one Nocardia brasiliensis ATCC 700358 genomic segment:
- a CDS encoding AbrB/MazE/SpoVT family DNA-binding domain-containing protein translates to MAADKRPSGRSGNVVSATVTSKGQITIPIDVRVAMGLRAGVRVAFVPTANGTYELVPETRTIKSLKGIVGWSGSPIGLVQMNEAITGNIVEGKQK, encoded by the coding sequence ATGGCAGCAGACAAGAGACCCAGCGGCAGATCGGGCAATGTGGTGTCCGCGACCGTGACCAGCAAGGGGCAGATCACCATCCCGATCGACGTCCGGGTCGCGATGGGGCTGCGGGCGGGGGTCCGGGTCGCCTTCGTGCCGACCGCGAACGGCACCTACGAACTGGTGCCGGAAACCCGGACCATCAAGTCGCTCAAGGGAATCGTCGGCTGGTCCGGCTCGCCGATCGGGCTCGTGCAGATGAACGAGGCCATCACGGGCAACATCGTGGAAGGCAAGCAGAAATGA
- a CDS encoding alpha/beta hydrolase yields the protein MTKETSLAVPETRTQADGQWKADVLGANYQQRTLSFGADPDGEGEAVATLVRYAPGGEIAATAGAVLYVHGFTDYFFQEHIAEHFAARGYQFYALDLRKCGRSLRDGQTPHYVTDLALYDEELNEALRIVRAETGAPVVLNAHSTGGLILALWLNRLNKAQGTAQAGITGLVLNSPWFDLHGPSYYRTVGTPIIKAVGRFRKMLELPASKASSYGDSLHHSVAGEWDYNLDWKPLQGFPIRFGWLRAIRNGHAELHGGLDIGVPSLILRSRMTKFARKYGPAVDVADAVLDVKQIQRWSGCLGDRTNIVPIDGARHDVFLSSAEPRAHAFAELDSWLDWLTGYLAQAPASNGSPGAGA from the coding sequence GTGACAAAGGAAACTTCACTTGCCGTTCCCGAGACGCGCACGCAGGCCGACGGGCAGTGGAAAGCCGATGTCCTCGGCGCGAACTACCAGCAGCGCACGCTCTCTTTCGGCGCCGATCCCGACGGTGAGGGCGAGGCCGTGGCCACGCTGGTCCGATACGCCCCGGGCGGCGAGATCGCGGCCACCGCGGGCGCGGTGCTGTACGTGCACGGGTTCACCGACTACTTCTTCCAGGAGCACATCGCCGAGCATTTCGCGGCGCGCGGCTACCAGTTCTACGCACTGGACCTGCGCAAGTGCGGACGCTCGCTGCGGGACGGCCAGACACCGCACTATGTGACCGATCTCGCACTGTATGACGAGGAGTTGAACGAGGCCTTACGCATCGTGCGCGCGGAGACCGGCGCCCCGGTGGTACTCAACGCGCATTCGACCGGCGGACTGATCCTGGCGCTGTGGCTCAACCGGCTCAACAAGGCCCAGGGCACCGCGCAGGCGGGCATCACGGGCTTGGTGCTCAACAGCCCCTGGTTCGATCTGCACGGGCCGTCCTACTACCGGACCGTCGGCACGCCGATCATCAAGGCGGTCGGGCGGTTTCGCAAGATGCTCGAGCTGCCCGCGAGCAAGGCCAGCAGCTACGGCGACAGCCTGCATCACAGCGTCGCGGGCGAGTGGGACTACAACCTGGACTGGAAACCGTTGCAGGGCTTCCCCATCCGGTTCGGCTGGCTGCGCGCGATCCGCAACGGCCACGCCGAATTGCACGGCGGTCTCGACATCGGTGTGCCGTCGCTGATCCTGCGCTCCCGGATGACGAAGTTCGCCCGCAAGTACGGTCCCGCCGTCGACGTGGCCGACGCGGTGCTGGACGTCAAGCAGATTCAGCGCTGGTCCGGCTGCCTCGGCGACCGCACCAACATCGTGCCGATCGACGGTGCGCGCCACGACGTGTTCCTGTCCTCGGCCGAGCCGCGCGCGCACGCCTTCGCCGAACTCGACAGCTGGCTGGATTGGCTTACCGGGTACCTGGCCCAGGCACCCGCCTCGAACGGCTCACCAGGTGCTGGTGCGTAG
- a CDS encoding cobyric acid synthase: MKGALLVAGTTSDAGKSVVVAGICRMLARHGVRVAPFKAQNMSNNSVVTLDGGEIGRAQALQARACGLEPSVRFNPVLLKPGSDRRSQLVVRGKAVGTVGARDYFRHRQELRAVVATELAALRAEFDVVIAEGAGSPAEINLRATDLANMGLAQAASLPVLLVGDIDRGGVLAHLFGTVAILEPEDQQLISGFVVNKFRGDVELLRPGLDRLAELTGRPTLGVLPFAEDLWIDAEDSLSTVADAPVGRPRPPVGTEWLTVAAIRLPRISNSTDVEALACEPGVSVRWVSEPSRLGEADLVVLPGSKATVSDLEWLRRNGLADALVARARAGRPILGICGGYQMLGTRIVDQVESGVGAVAGLGLFDLEIAFADPKVLRRSSGHGHAAEVAGIPLHGYEIHHGQVVRSDDPAWLRLDGAPEGSVRGALWGTHLHGLLESDEFRRAWLRSVATAAGRTGFVAAEDTSVDGVRASQLDLLADLIEQHLDIAQLERLIAAGAPAGLPILRTHAGTDVDLNC; the protein is encoded by the coding sequence GTGAAGGGTGCGCTGCTCGTCGCGGGCACGACCTCGGACGCGGGTAAGAGCGTCGTGGTGGCCGGGATCTGCCGGATGCTGGCGCGGCACGGGGTGCGGGTCGCGCCGTTCAAGGCGCAGAACATGTCCAACAACTCGGTGGTCACCCTCGACGGCGGGGAGATCGGCCGGGCGCAGGCGTTGCAGGCCCGGGCCTGCGGCCTGGAGCCGAGTGTGCGGTTCAATCCGGTGCTGTTGAAGCCGGGCAGTGACCGGCGCTCGCAGTTGGTGGTGCGTGGCAAGGCGGTCGGTACGGTCGGTGCGCGCGACTACTTCCGGCATCGCCAGGAACTGCGCGCCGTGGTCGCGACCGAACTCGCCGCGCTGCGAGCGGAATTCGATGTAGTGATTGCCGAGGGCGCCGGATCGCCCGCCGAAATCAACCTCCGGGCAACGGATCTCGCGAACATGGGGCTCGCGCAGGCCGCGTCGCTTCCGGTGCTGCTGGTCGGTGACATCGACCGCGGCGGCGTGCTCGCGCACCTGTTCGGCACCGTGGCCATCCTGGAACCCGAAGACCAGCAATTGATCTCGGGCTTCGTGGTGAACAAGTTTCGTGGCGATGTCGAGCTGCTGCGCCCCGGCCTGGACCGGCTGGCCGAACTCACCGGCCGCCCCACCCTCGGGGTGCTGCCGTTCGCCGAGGACCTGTGGATCGACGCCGAGGATTCGCTGAGCACCGTCGCGGACGCGCCGGTCGGCCGTCCGCGCCCACCGGTGGGCACCGAATGGCTGACGGTCGCCGCCATCCGGCTGCCGCGCATCTCCAACTCCACCGACGTCGAGGCGTTGGCGTGCGAGCCCGGGGTTTCCGTACGCTGGGTGAGTGAACCCTCCCGGCTCGGGGAGGCCGACCTGGTGGTGCTGCCGGGCAGCAAGGCAACCGTGTCGGATCTGGAATGGTTGCGGCGCAACGGACTTGCCGATGCGCTCGTAGCGCGGGCGCGCGCCGGTCGGCCGATCCTCGGTATCTGTGGCGGCTACCAGATGCTGGGCACTCGGATCGTGGACCAGGTCGAGTCGGGTGTGGGTGCGGTGGCGGGACTCGGCCTGTTCGATCTGGAGATCGCCTTCGCTGATCCGAAGGTGTTGCGCCGCAGTAGCGGACACGGTCACGCGGCCGAGGTCGCGGGAATTCCGCTGCACGGCTACGAGATCCACCACGGACAGGTGGTGCGCAGCGACGACCCGGCCTGGTTGCGGCTCGACGGTGCGCCGGAAGGTTCGGTCCGCGGGGCGCTCTGGGGCACGCACCTGCACGGGCTGCTCGAATCGGACGAGTTCCGCCGGGCTTGGCTGCGTTCGGTCGCCACCGCCGCGGGCCGAACGGGTTTCGTTGCCGCCGAAGACACTTCGGTCGACGGTGTCCGCGCGAGCCAGCTGGATCTGCTGGCCGATCTGATCGAACAGCACCTGGATATCGCCCAGCTCGAACGGCTCATCGCCGCGGGCGCGCCCGCCGGGCTGCCGATCTTGCGCACGCACGCCGGCACCGACGTCGACCTGAACTGTTGA
- a CDS encoding GNAT family N-acetyltransferase, with translation MMSTVALKRSWALDLDTAILYQLLKLRVEVFVVEQKCAYPELDGLDLLPETRHFWLDDEGEVIATLRLLEEHVDGVKTFRIGRLCTAVPARGHGYTTRLLQAALAEVGSATVRLSAQTYLVDMYAKHGFKPDGEEFEEDGIPHLPMRKG, from the coding sequence ATGATGTCAACGGTTGCTCTCAAACGGTCCTGGGCGTTGGATCTCGACACCGCCATCCTCTATCAGCTGTTGAAACTCCGGGTAGAAGTCTTCGTCGTCGAACAGAAGTGCGCGTACCCGGAGTTGGACGGCCTCGACCTGCTGCCGGAGACCAGGCACTTCTGGCTCGATGACGAGGGCGAGGTCATCGCGACCCTGCGTTTGCTGGAGGAACACGTCGACGGTGTGAAGACGTTCCGCATCGGCCGCCTCTGCACCGCGGTGCCGGCTCGCGGCCACGGCTACACCACTCGCCTGCTGCAGGCGGCGCTGGCCGAGGTCGGCTCGGCGACGGTGCGCTTGAGCGCGCAGACCTACCTGGTCGACATGTACGCCAAGCACGGATTCAAGCCGGACGGCGAGGAATTCGAAGAGGACGGCATCCCGCACCTGCCGATGCGCAAGGGCTAG
- a CDS encoding PIN domain-containing protein — translation MIGLDANVLIRYLTQDDPEQSARANQVIDGLSETRPGYVTMIVLAEIHWVLRRGYKQDPEAVTDVLLGLLDSTEIVIERADTVRQALRRAADGADFADALIQQLGQEAGCDLTVTFDHNAGEQAGMRLLA, via the coding sequence ATGATCGGTCTGGACGCCAACGTGCTGATCCGCTACCTCACCCAGGACGACCCGGAGCAGTCCGCGCGGGCCAACCAGGTGATCGACGGGCTCAGCGAGACCCGGCCCGGCTACGTGACGATGATCGTGCTCGCCGAGATCCACTGGGTGCTGCGCCGCGGCTACAAGCAGGATCCCGAGGCCGTCACCGACGTGCTGCTCGGCCTGCTGGACTCCACCGAGATCGTCATCGAGCGGGCCGACACCGTGCGCCAGGCGTTGCGCCGGGCCGCCGACGGCGCGGACTTCGCCGACGCGCTCATCCAGCAGCTGGGCCAGGAGGCGGGTTGCGATCTCACCGTCACCTTCGACCACAACGCGGGCGAGCAGGCCGGGATGCGATTACTGGCGTAG
- the mqo gene encoding malate dehydrogenase (quinone): MTEKTDVVLIGAGIMSATLGALLRQLQPDWSISLFERLDAASAESSDPWNNAGTGHSALCELNYSPQNADGSVDITKAVDINERFQVSRQFWSYAVENGILGEPSTFINPIPHVSFVHGADNVDYLRKRYDALSRHPLFEGMEYIDSPDEFARRLPLMARGRDFSDPVALNWTEGGTDIDFGSLTQELLAYLGRTGADLAFGHEVRDLAKQSDGSWLVKVRNLRTRETRTLNSKFVFVGAGGGALPLLQKSGIKEIDGFGGFPVSGQFFRCTNPDLIRQHEAKVYGKAAVGAPPMSVPHLDTRVIKGTPGLLFGPYAGWTPKFLKEGKLTDLFKSVKPNNLFSLLGVGVTELGLTKYLVSELLKSEAGKVDTLKEFIPRAVGRDWELITAGQRVQVIRRKGAGGVLEFGTAVVAAADGSIAGLLGASPGASTGVTAMLDVMQRCFPAEYAGWTPRLKEMIPSLGAKLSEDQALFREVWDWTSKTLNLTGDSGNTPKHAGVAANV; this comes from the coding sequence ATGACTGAAAAGACCGATGTAGTACTCATCGGTGCCGGCATCATGAGTGCCACCCTCGGCGCGCTGCTGCGGCAGCTGCAGCCCGACTGGTCGATCTCCCTGTTCGAGCGGCTCGACGCCGCGTCGGCGGAGAGCAGCGACCCGTGGAACAACGCGGGCACCGGACACTCGGCGCTGTGCGAGCTGAACTACAGCCCGCAGAACGCCGACGGCTCGGTGGACATCACCAAGGCCGTCGACATCAACGAGCGGTTCCAGGTGTCGCGCCAGTTCTGGTCCTACGCGGTCGAGAACGGCATCCTCGGCGAGCCCTCGACGTTCATCAACCCGATCCCGCACGTGAGCTTCGTGCACGGCGCGGACAACGTCGACTACCTGCGCAAGCGCTACGACGCGCTGTCGCGGCACCCGCTGTTCGAAGGCATGGAGTACATCGACAGCCCTGACGAGTTCGCCCGGCGGCTGCCGCTGATGGCGCGCGGGCGCGACTTCTCCGATCCGGTCGCGCTGAACTGGACCGAGGGCGGCACCGATATCGACTTCGGTTCGCTCACCCAGGAACTGCTCGCCTACCTCGGCCGCACCGGCGCGGATCTGGCGTTCGGGCACGAGGTGCGCGACCTGGCCAAGCAGTCCGACGGGTCCTGGCTGGTCAAGGTGCGCAACCTGCGCACCCGCGAAACCCGCACGCTCAACAGCAAATTCGTGTTCGTCGGCGCGGGCGGCGGCGCGTTGCCGCTGCTGCAGAAGTCCGGCATCAAGGAGATCGACGGCTTCGGCGGCTTCCCGGTGAGCGGTCAGTTCTTCCGCTGCACCAACCCGGACCTGATCCGGCAGCACGAGGCCAAGGTGTACGGCAAGGCCGCGGTCGGCGCGCCGCCGATGTCGGTGCCGCACTTGGACACTCGCGTCATCAAGGGCACGCCGGGCCTGCTGTTCGGCCCCTACGCCGGCTGGACACCGAAGTTCCTCAAGGAGGGCAAGCTCACCGACCTGTTCAAGTCGGTGAAGCCGAACAACCTGTTCTCGCTGCTCGGCGTGGGCGTCACCGAGCTGGGACTGACCAAGTACCTGGTCAGTGAGCTGCTCAAGTCCGAGGCGGGCAAGGTGGACACGCTCAAGGAGTTCATCCCGCGCGCCGTCGGCCGGGACTGGGAGCTGATCACCGCGGGCCAGCGCGTCCAGGTGATCCGGCGCAAGGGCGCCGGCGGTGTGCTCGAATTCGGCACCGCCGTGGTCGCCGCCGCGGACGGGTCCATCGCCGGCCTGCTCGGCGCGTCGCCGGGTGCGTCGACGGGTGTCACCGCGATGCTCGACGTCATGCAGCGCTGCTTCCCCGCGGAGTACGCGGGCTGGACGCCGCGCCTGAAGGAAATGATTCCGTCGTTGGGCGCCAAGCTCTCCGAGGACCAGGCGTTGTTCCGCGAAGTGTGGGACTGGACGTCCAAGACGCTGAACCTCACGGGTGATTCGGGTAACACGCCGAAGCACGCGGGGGTCGCGGCAAACGTCTAG